The following proteins come from a genomic window of uncultured Fibrobacter sp.:
- a CDS encoding FISUMP domain-containing protein, with protein sequence MYQKNRIYLGLIVSALLFAACADDESSYFDVYDDVNQVLDSGKKLSSVSCDSTSIGKKIFVIDSAATFFCDGRDWILLKGSDGDQGPVGSEGKKGATGDKGVAGDSAQFTGDTGPDGEKGERGDSSNVNCGIARDSAGVVVFKCSDGKESKIYTALCGDSAYDPMDYFCLNGSLYSNAEYFLDARDNQVYRYAVLGRGDSARTWMLENLNYELNDGEQSWCYKNSSLNCKKYGRLYTWAAVLNKPEEECGYGQKCNVANPFKGICPEGWHVSTKEEWKMLFKLEKEEKTAGQMLRATTGWKRGWTGTDELGFSVYPGGIYEESNFYGEGSRTLFWTSNFIDKFSAQSYGMTFDNKDVTYDAVDKDLGLALRCVKDAF encoded by the coding sequence ATGTATCAAAAGAATCGTATTTACTTGGGCTTGATTGTATCTGCTTTGTTATTTGCAGCTTGTGCTGATGACGAAAGCAGTTATTTCGATGTTTATGATGATGTCAATCAGGTTCTTGATTCTGGAAAAAAATTAAGTTCGGTAAGTTGCGATTCAACATCTATCGGCAAAAAAATATTCGTCATTGATTCCGCAGCCACCTTTTTTTGTGATGGTCGCGATTGGATTTTGCTGAAAGGTAGCGACGGCGATCAGGGTCCTGTTGGTTCGGAAGGAAAAAAGGGCGCAACAGGTGATAAAGGCGTTGCTGGCGACTCTGCTCAATTCACAGGGGATACTGGCCCTGATGGAGAGAAAGGAGAAAGAGGTGATTCCTCGAATGTCAATTGCGGAATTGCTAGAGACTCCGCAGGTGTAGTTGTATTTAAATGTTCCGATGGAAAGGAATCAAAAATATATACGGCATTATGTGGTGATTCCGCCTATGATCCTATGGATTATTTTTGCCTTAATGGATCGCTTTACAGCAATGCAGAGTATTTCTTGGATGCCCGAGACAATCAAGTGTACCGCTATGCCGTTTTGGGTCGGGGGGATTCAGCCAGAACATGGATGTTGGAAAATTTGAATTATGAACTGAATGACGGCGAACAGAGTTGGTGTTATAAGAATTCGTCATTAAATTGCAAAAAGTATGGACGCCTTTATACATGGGCTGCCGTACTCAACAAACCTGAAGAAGAATGTGGGTATGGTCAAAAATGCAATGTGGCTAACCCGTTCAAAGGAATTTGTCCTGAAGGCTGGCATGTTTCTACGAAAGAAGAATGGAAAATGCTATTCAAGTTAGAAAAGGAAGAAAAGACTGCCGGACAAATGTTACGTGCCACTACGGGGTGGAAACGAGGCTGGACAGGAACGGATGAACTTGGATTTAGTGTTTATCCGGGTGGCATTTACGAAGAATCTAATTTTTATGGAGAAGGTTCTAGAACCCTATTTTGGACATCGAATTTTATTGATAAATTCTCTGCGCAATCTTATGGCATGACATTTGACAACAAAGATGTTACCTATGATGCAGTGGACAAGGACTTAGGACTAGCCCTCCGTTGTGTAAAGGACGCTTTTTAA
- a CDS encoding FISUMP domain-containing protein, producing the protein MKKKFFCCELIGLAGMLFFVACSNSATETTVYHNDDIAVLESGKKLKKQTCDSLNMGELLYVIDSTDMYLCDGKKWVSLKGAAGKQGEKGKDGEKGDTGSKGDDGESLMGNPGIQGPKGDDGVAGTSCKIISDEDGVVVIKCGEDEDADSTKIYKSICGYTPFDPEKAACFNGELYSCNGKPYNPKNYLCDARDNQMYKVVTIGSFMWMAENLNYDYNIETAKSYCYDDEPANCEKYGRLYTWAAAMDSAAKFSDDCKGCGDNGSDAALVSASTWTARGVCPEGWFMPLNTNWSDLVEASGIDESLIGNALKSKNGWSADGNGSDYLGMTILPAGYRDIDGKYLSKGDSAILWSATNYTNGYSALRTLLETSSSKMAWKSRSDIDRKGNAFSVRCFKAL; encoded by the coding sequence TGCAGCAATTCGGCAACCGAAACGACTGTATATCATAACGACGATATCGCCGTCCTGGAATCTGGCAAAAAACTAAAAAAACAAACATGCGATTCATTGAACATGGGCGAATTGCTCTATGTTATTGATTCTACAGACATGTATCTCTGTGATGGAAAGAAATGGGTTTCCTTGAAAGGTGCTGCCGGTAAGCAGGGCGAAAAAGGAAAAGACGGCGAAAAGGGCGATACCGGTTCTAAGGGTGATGATGGCGAAAGTCTTATGGGAAATCCTGGAATTCAAGGTCCGAAGGGTGATGATGGTGTCGCGGGGACTAGCTGTAAGATAATCAGTGATGAAGATGGCGTCGTCGTTATCAAGTGCGGTGAAGATGAAGACGCTGATTCTACAAAGATTTATAAATCTATATGTGGTTATACGCCGTTTGATCCGGAAAAGGCAGCTTGCTTTAATGGTGAGCTTTATTCTTGTAATGGCAAACCGTACAATCCTAAAAATTATTTGTGCGACGCCAGAGATAATCAGATGTACAAGGTCGTGACAATTGGCTCGTTTATGTGGATGGCTGAAAACTTGAACTATGATTATAATATCGAAACTGCCAAGAGCTATTGCTATGATGATGAACCCGCGAATTGCGAGAAGTATGGTCGCTTGTATACATGGGCTGCAGCAATGGATAGTGCAGCCAAGTTTAGTGACGATTGCAAAGGTTGCGGTGATAATGGAAGTGATGCTGCGCTAGTATCTGCGTCTACATGGACAGCCCGAGGAGTTTGTCCCGAAGGATGGTTTATGCCTTTGAATACCAATTGGTCTGATTTGGTTGAAGCATCTGGAATAGATGAATCTCTCATAGGAAATGCTCTTAAATCAAAAAATGGTTGGAGTGCGGACGGAAATGGTTCCGATTATTTAGGAATGACCATCTTGCCGGCAGGATATAGAGACATTGATGGTAAATATTTATCAAAGGGTGATTCTGCGATTTTATGGTCTGCTACGAATTATACTAATGGTTATAGCGCTTTGAGAACTCTTTTGGAAACATCGTCTTCAAAAATGGCGTGGAAAAGTCGTTCTGATATTGATCGTAAAGGAAATGCTTTTTCCGTACGTTGTTTCAAGGCCCTCTAG